A section of the Choristoneura fumiferana chromosome 5, NRCan_CFum_1, whole genome shotgun sequence genome encodes:
- the BBS9 gene encoding Bardet-Biedl syndrome 9 isoform X2: protein MIRDSIFVVAPLESHNKNDSDCIVTGDGSILKLYKPVSHQDVSHTLLESDLNSSIIQIETGKFIAGQEDRQILVLHPQSYAVYKLYKKEGHTDVGDQNSLETVVKHSFTRRACSITCGPFGNKSRDCICVQSLDSTLSFFDQDTFLFMCIFNDVIIPGPVCYIASCDSFVICKSTWVLEIYSYQQLRELSELNIRQNKKSIPQWVYNTGEEVASLQAIRTSSNFSSIIALGERHLYCFQDNGLMKYMIKFDFVPICFNAFLIGWYYEPGARLLVMVVSEDSKLFVYENTSLLWCCDLPHFAISVSRCFLKSLPGGVVTLSNNGVVQVSYLGTEPDLNANAGSMINDTTDPEAVHAELAEVEETLQKILENKEEINDQPTIEKIINIKADAGKPVQNLFQEFAFESDAVLHLLMCPVVLILTCEDPKLIQSIQITYVCPAPFACSEQVISLDSINGTEIVETQVFVATNADISNTCVQILLTVTDSTGKIDVLSKKVLLPASLYCSPTEMVSDNNIALYLDGNKPCINVNEIFTDFSEEELAEHGTLSEAVTFAYRNTKKTVTVTGSGQRYTLEAKDFSDIIPLLDHLIIKLIDHYTRMAKSEFQYKYKFDSEISKQIIVKLLKSIEVHAKERIKLKNSEDELSVLQRQFTLVQKRLLVQYGSLPPRDCDMLEYLMKDTHSRLVACVTEIIQEKEAVCRAGNTVTAVGNLIVHILKNATPDTLKIKLIEEMLALNSLYEDYQELEETVTQAMSYIVNEVLKKSEKDREKLAPVTEQGVLSHINLKRFLKQIKITLERMFTEARNDDPEVEKGKNKVLRIEEFVEVL, encoded by the exons ATGATACGAgattcgattttcgtagtagccccactgGAGTCCCATAACAAAAA CGACAGCGACTGTATTGTGACCGGTGACGGATCAATACTGAAGCTCTATAAACCAGTTTCTCATCAAGACGTTTCACATACGCTTCTAGAGAGTGACTTGAATTCCTCCATAATTCAAATAGAAACTGGCAAATTTATAGC tgGACAGGAGGATCGCCAAATACTTGTATTGCATCCTCAGAGTTATGCGGTTTACAAGTTATACAAGAAAGAGGGACACACTGACGTAG GTGATCAAAATTCACTTGAGACTGTCGTAAAGCATTCATTCACAAGGCGAGCATGCAGCATAACATGTGGCCCATTCGGGAACAAGTCCAGGGACTGTATCTGCGTCCAATCGCTTGATAGCACTTTGAGCTTCTTTGACCAAGATACATTCCTCTTTATGTGCATTTTCAACGACGTCATTATCCCCGGACCTGTATGCTACATTGCCAGTTGCGATTCTTTCGTTATTTGCAAGTCAACGTGGGTGCTAGAAATATATAG TTATCAGCAATTAAGAGAGCTCAGCGAATTAAATATCAGGCAGAATAAAAAGAGCATACCGCAATGGGTGTACAATACGGGCGAAGAAGTTGCATCGTTACAAGCCATACGG ACAAGCAGCAACTTCTCCAGTATTATAGCTTTGGGGGAAAGACATCTCTACTGTTTTCAAGATAATGGTCTAATGAAATACATGATCAAATTTGATTtcgtacctatttgttttaaCGCTTTTCTAATTGGCTGGTACTATG aACCAGGAGCTCGATTGTTAGTAATGGTCGTTTCAGAAGATTCGAAATTATTCGTATACGAAAACACGTCTTTACTATGGTGTTGCGATTTGCCTCATTTTGCAATATCAGTCTCGCGCTGTTTCCTCAAGTCGTTACCAGGTGGCGTTGTTACACTTTCCAATAATGGCGTTGTCCAAGTTAGTTATCTGGGAACCGAGCCAGATTTGAATGCTAACGCTGGGTCAATGATAAATGATACTACCGACCCCGAAGCAGTACACGCAGAGTTAGCTGAAGTTGAAGAGACGTTGCAGAAAATTCTGGAGAACAAAGAAG AAATAAACGACCAACCAACAATtgagaaaataattaacatCAAAGCTGACGCTGGCAAACCTGTACAGAATCTGTTTCAAGAATTCGCATTTGAGAGTGACGCGGTGTTACACTTACTTATGTGTCCCGTAGTTTTGATACTAACCTGCGAGGACCCTAAGCTGATACAAAGTATACAGATAACATACGTGTGTCCTGCACCTTTTGCGTGCTCAGAACAAGTTATAAGCTTGGACAGTATAAACGGTACTGAAATTGTGGAAACTCAGGTATTTGTGGCCACCAACGCTGATATTTCCAACACATGCGTACAAATTTTATTAACAGTAACGGATTCTACGGGAAAGATAGATGTTTTATCAAAGAAAGTTCTACTACCTGCAAGTTTGTATTGTTCACCTACTGAAATGGTGTCTGACAACAACATTGCTTTGTACCTGGACGGCAACAAGCCTTGTATAAATGTTAATGAGATCTTCACAG atttttcggAAGAAGAGCTTGCTGAGCATGGAACCTTGTCAGAAGCAGTAACTTTTGCATACAGGAACACCAAAAAAACCGTGACAGTCACAGGATCAGGGCAGCGCTACACACTGGAAGCTAAAGATTTTTCTGATATAATTCCTTTGTTAGACCATCTGATCATAAAGTTAATCGACCACTACACGAGAATGGCTAAAAGTGAATTTCAGTACAAGTATAAATTCGACTCAGAAATAAGCAAGCAAATTATTGTTAAGTTGCTTAAGAGCATCGAAGTTCACGCTAAAGaaagaattaaattaaagaacTCTGAG GACGAGCTAAGTGTACTTCAAAGGCAGTTTACGCTGGTGCAGAAAAGGCTTTTAGTGCAATACGGCTCCCTCCCGCCAAGAGACTGTGACATGCTAGAATATCTCATGAAGGATACCCACAGTAGATTGGTCGCTTGCGTTACTGAAATTATACAGGAAAAAGAAGCTGTTTGCAG AGCTGGCAACACTGTAACGGCAGTTGGAAATCTTATTGTGCATATCTTAAAAAATGCAACGCCCGACACTTTGAAGATAAAATTGATAGAAGAGATGCTAGCACTAAATTCCTTGTACGAAGATTATCAA gaGTTAGAGGAAACTGTTACTCAAGCTATGTCGTACATTGTTAATGAAGTGTTGAAGAAATCGGAAAAAGATAGAGAGAAGTTAGCTCCGGTGACTGAGCAGGGCGTACTATCGCATATAAACCTGAAGAGATTCCTAAAGCAAATTAAAATTACACTCGAACGAATGTTCACTGAAGCGCGGAATGACGACCCAGAGGTTGAAAAGGGAAAAAATAAAGTGTTAAGGATAGAAGAATTCGTCGAAGTGttataa
- the BBS9 gene encoding Bardet-Biedl syndrome 9 isoform X1, producing MSIFKVKQWWSNDNLQGAHTEAGVQSSGCLKVDKFNFHSDSDCIVTGDGSILKLYKPVSHQDVSHTLLESDLNSSIIQIETGKFIAGQEDRQILVLHPQSYAVYKLYKKEGHTDVGDQNSLETVVKHSFTRRACSITCGPFGNKSRDCICVQSLDSTLSFFDQDTFLFMCIFNDVIIPGPVCYIASCDSFVICKSTWVLEIYSYQQLRELSELNIRQNKKSIPQWVYNTGEEVASLQAIRTSSNFSSIIALGERHLYCFQDNGLMKYMIKFDFVPICFNAFLIGWYYEPGARLLVMVVSEDSKLFVYENTSLLWCCDLPHFAISVSRCFLKSLPGGVVTLSNNGVVQVSYLGTEPDLNANAGSMINDTTDPEAVHAELAEVEETLQKILENKEEINDQPTIEKIINIKADAGKPVQNLFQEFAFESDAVLHLLMCPVVLILTCEDPKLIQSIQITYVCPAPFACSEQVISLDSINGTEIVETQVFVATNADISNTCVQILLTVTDSTGKIDVLSKKVLLPASLYCSPTEMVSDNNIALYLDGNKPCINVNEIFTDFSEEELAEHGTLSEAVTFAYRNTKKTVTVTGSGQRYTLEAKDFSDIIPLLDHLIIKLIDHYTRMAKSEFQYKYKFDSEISKQIIVKLLKSIEVHAKERIKLKNSEDELSVLQRQFTLVQKRLLVQYGSLPPRDCDMLEYLMKDTHSRLVACVTEIIQEKEAVCRAGNTVTAVGNLIVHILKNATPDTLKIKLIEEMLALNSLYEDYQELEETVTQAMSYIVNEVLKKSEKDREKLAPVTEQGVLSHINLKRFLKQIKITLERMFTEARNDDPEVEKGKNKVLRIEEFVEVL from the exons ATGTCCATATTTAAAGTCAAACAGTGGTGGTCTAACGACAATTTACAAGGTGCTCACACCGAAGCCGGTGTTCAAAGTAGTGGTTGTCTTAAAGTggacaaatttaattttcacagCGACAGCGACTGTATTGTGACCGGTGACGGATCAATACTGAAGCTCTATAAACCAGTTTCTCATCAAGACGTTTCACATACGCTTCTAGAGAGTGACTTGAATTCCTCCATAATTCAAATAGAAACTGGCAAATTTATAGC tgGACAGGAGGATCGCCAAATACTTGTATTGCATCCTCAGAGTTATGCGGTTTACAAGTTATACAAGAAAGAGGGACACACTGACGTAG GTGATCAAAATTCACTTGAGACTGTCGTAAAGCATTCATTCACAAGGCGAGCATGCAGCATAACATGTGGCCCATTCGGGAACAAGTCCAGGGACTGTATCTGCGTCCAATCGCTTGATAGCACTTTGAGCTTCTTTGACCAAGATACATTCCTCTTTATGTGCATTTTCAACGACGTCATTATCCCCGGACCTGTATGCTACATTGCCAGTTGCGATTCTTTCGTTATTTGCAAGTCAACGTGGGTGCTAGAAATATATAG TTATCAGCAATTAAGAGAGCTCAGCGAATTAAATATCAGGCAGAATAAAAAGAGCATACCGCAATGGGTGTACAATACGGGCGAAGAAGTTGCATCGTTACAAGCCATACGG ACAAGCAGCAACTTCTCCAGTATTATAGCTTTGGGGGAAAGACATCTCTACTGTTTTCAAGATAATGGTCTAATGAAATACATGATCAAATTTGATTtcgtacctatttgttttaaCGCTTTTCTAATTGGCTGGTACTATG aACCAGGAGCTCGATTGTTAGTAATGGTCGTTTCAGAAGATTCGAAATTATTCGTATACGAAAACACGTCTTTACTATGGTGTTGCGATTTGCCTCATTTTGCAATATCAGTCTCGCGCTGTTTCCTCAAGTCGTTACCAGGTGGCGTTGTTACACTTTCCAATAATGGCGTTGTCCAAGTTAGTTATCTGGGAACCGAGCCAGATTTGAATGCTAACGCTGGGTCAATGATAAATGATACTACCGACCCCGAAGCAGTACACGCAGAGTTAGCTGAAGTTGAAGAGACGTTGCAGAAAATTCTGGAGAACAAAGAAG AAATAAACGACCAACCAACAATtgagaaaataattaacatCAAAGCTGACGCTGGCAAACCTGTACAGAATCTGTTTCAAGAATTCGCATTTGAGAGTGACGCGGTGTTACACTTACTTATGTGTCCCGTAGTTTTGATACTAACCTGCGAGGACCCTAAGCTGATACAAAGTATACAGATAACATACGTGTGTCCTGCACCTTTTGCGTGCTCAGAACAAGTTATAAGCTTGGACAGTATAAACGGTACTGAAATTGTGGAAACTCAGGTATTTGTGGCCACCAACGCTGATATTTCCAACACATGCGTACAAATTTTATTAACAGTAACGGATTCTACGGGAAAGATAGATGTTTTATCAAAGAAAGTTCTACTACCTGCAAGTTTGTATTGTTCACCTACTGAAATGGTGTCTGACAACAACATTGCTTTGTACCTGGACGGCAACAAGCCTTGTATAAATGTTAATGAGATCTTCACAG atttttcggAAGAAGAGCTTGCTGAGCATGGAACCTTGTCAGAAGCAGTAACTTTTGCATACAGGAACACCAAAAAAACCGTGACAGTCACAGGATCAGGGCAGCGCTACACACTGGAAGCTAAAGATTTTTCTGATATAATTCCTTTGTTAGACCATCTGATCATAAAGTTAATCGACCACTACACGAGAATGGCTAAAAGTGAATTTCAGTACAAGTATAAATTCGACTCAGAAATAAGCAAGCAAATTATTGTTAAGTTGCTTAAGAGCATCGAAGTTCACGCTAAAGaaagaattaaattaaagaacTCTGAG GACGAGCTAAGTGTACTTCAAAGGCAGTTTACGCTGGTGCAGAAAAGGCTTTTAGTGCAATACGGCTCCCTCCCGCCAAGAGACTGTGACATGCTAGAATATCTCATGAAGGATACCCACAGTAGATTGGTCGCTTGCGTTACTGAAATTATACAGGAAAAAGAAGCTGTTTGCAG AGCTGGCAACACTGTAACGGCAGTTGGAAATCTTATTGTGCATATCTTAAAAAATGCAACGCCCGACACTTTGAAGATAAAATTGATAGAAGAGATGCTAGCACTAAATTCCTTGTACGAAGATTATCAA gaGTTAGAGGAAACTGTTACTCAAGCTATGTCGTACATTGTTAATGAAGTGTTGAAGAAATCGGAAAAAGATAGAGAGAAGTTAGCTCCGGTGACTGAGCAGGGCGTACTATCGCATATAAACCTGAAGAGATTCCTAAAGCAAATTAAAATTACACTCGAACGAATGTTCACTGAAGCGCGGAATGACGACCCAGAGGTTGAAAAGGGAAAAAATAAAGTGTTAAGGATAGAAGAATTCGTCGAAGTGttataa
- the BBS9 gene encoding Bardet-Biedl syndrome 9 isoform X3 encodes MIIRLRRFWPSLFLANSDSDCIVTGDGSILKLYKPVSHQDVSHTLLESDLNSSIIQIETGKFIAGQEDRQILVLHPQSYAVYKLYKKEGHTDVGDQNSLETVVKHSFTRRACSITCGPFGNKSRDCICVQSLDSTLSFFDQDTFLFMCIFNDVIIPGPVCYIASCDSFVICKSTWVLEIYSYQQLRELSELNIRQNKKSIPQWVYNTGEEVASLQAIRTSSNFSSIIALGERHLYCFQDNGLMKYMIKFDFVPICFNAFLIGWYYEPGARLLVMVVSEDSKLFVYENTSLLWCCDLPHFAISVSRCFLKSLPGGVVTLSNNGVVQVSYLGTEPDLNANAGSMINDTTDPEAVHAELAEVEETLQKILENKEEINDQPTIEKIINIKADAGKPVQNLFQEFAFESDAVLHLLMCPVVLILTCEDPKLIQSIQITYVCPAPFACSEQVISLDSINGTEIVETQVFVATNADISNTCVQILLTVTDSTGKIDVLSKKVLLPASLYCSPTEMVSDNNIALYLDGNKPCINVNEIFTDFSEEELAEHGTLSEAVTFAYRNTKKTVTVTGSGQRYTLEAKDFSDIIPLLDHLIIKLIDHYTRMAKSEFQYKYKFDSEISKQIIVKLLKSIEVHAKERIKLKNSEDELSVLQRQFTLVQKRLLVQYGSLPPRDCDMLEYLMKDTHSRLVACVTEIIQEKEAVCRAGNTVTAVGNLIVHILKNATPDTLKIKLIEEMLALNSLYEDYQELEETVTQAMSYIVNEVLKKSEKDREKLAPVTEQGVLSHINLKRFLKQIKITLERMFTEARNDDPEVEKGKNKVLRIEEFVEVL; translated from the exons ATGATAATCAGGCTTAGGAGATTTTGGCCATCGCTATTCCTGGCGAATAG CGACAGCGACTGTATTGTGACCGGTGACGGATCAATACTGAAGCTCTATAAACCAGTTTCTCATCAAGACGTTTCACATACGCTTCTAGAGAGTGACTTGAATTCCTCCATAATTCAAATAGAAACTGGCAAATTTATAGC tgGACAGGAGGATCGCCAAATACTTGTATTGCATCCTCAGAGTTATGCGGTTTACAAGTTATACAAGAAAGAGGGACACACTGACGTAG GTGATCAAAATTCACTTGAGACTGTCGTAAAGCATTCATTCACAAGGCGAGCATGCAGCATAACATGTGGCCCATTCGGGAACAAGTCCAGGGACTGTATCTGCGTCCAATCGCTTGATAGCACTTTGAGCTTCTTTGACCAAGATACATTCCTCTTTATGTGCATTTTCAACGACGTCATTATCCCCGGACCTGTATGCTACATTGCCAGTTGCGATTCTTTCGTTATTTGCAAGTCAACGTGGGTGCTAGAAATATATAG TTATCAGCAATTAAGAGAGCTCAGCGAATTAAATATCAGGCAGAATAAAAAGAGCATACCGCAATGGGTGTACAATACGGGCGAAGAAGTTGCATCGTTACAAGCCATACGG ACAAGCAGCAACTTCTCCAGTATTATAGCTTTGGGGGAAAGACATCTCTACTGTTTTCAAGATAATGGTCTAATGAAATACATGATCAAATTTGATTtcgtacctatttgttttaaCGCTTTTCTAATTGGCTGGTACTATG aACCAGGAGCTCGATTGTTAGTAATGGTCGTTTCAGAAGATTCGAAATTATTCGTATACGAAAACACGTCTTTACTATGGTGTTGCGATTTGCCTCATTTTGCAATATCAGTCTCGCGCTGTTTCCTCAAGTCGTTACCAGGTGGCGTTGTTACACTTTCCAATAATGGCGTTGTCCAAGTTAGTTATCTGGGAACCGAGCCAGATTTGAATGCTAACGCTGGGTCAATGATAAATGATACTACCGACCCCGAAGCAGTACACGCAGAGTTAGCTGAAGTTGAAGAGACGTTGCAGAAAATTCTGGAGAACAAAGAAG AAATAAACGACCAACCAACAATtgagaaaataattaacatCAAAGCTGACGCTGGCAAACCTGTACAGAATCTGTTTCAAGAATTCGCATTTGAGAGTGACGCGGTGTTACACTTACTTATGTGTCCCGTAGTTTTGATACTAACCTGCGAGGACCCTAAGCTGATACAAAGTATACAGATAACATACGTGTGTCCTGCACCTTTTGCGTGCTCAGAACAAGTTATAAGCTTGGACAGTATAAACGGTACTGAAATTGTGGAAACTCAGGTATTTGTGGCCACCAACGCTGATATTTCCAACACATGCGTACAAATTTTATTAACAGTAACGGATTCTACGGGAAAGATAGATGTTTTATCAAAGAAAGTTCTACTACCTGCAAGTTTGTATTGTTCACCTACTGAAATGGTGTCTGACAACAACATTGCTTTGTACCTGGACGGCAACAAGCCTTGTATAAATGTTAATGAGATCTTCACAG atttttcggAAGAAGAGCTTGCTGAGCATGGAACCTTGTCAGAAGCAGTAACTTTTGCATACAGGAACACCAAAAAAACCGTGACAGTCACAGGATCAGGGCAGCGCTACACACTGGAAGCTAAAGATTTTTCTGATATAATTCCTTTGTTAGACCATCTGATCATAAAGTTAATCGACCACTACACGAGAATGGCTAAAAGTGAATTTCAGTACAAGTATAAATTCGACTCAGAAATAAGCAAGCAAATTATTGTTAAGTTGCTTAAGAGCATCGAAGTTCACGCTAAAGaaagaattaaattaaagaacTCTGAG GACGAGCTAAGTGTACTTCAAAGGCAGTTTACGCTGGTGCAGAAAAGGCTTTTAGTGCAATACGGCTCCCTCCCGCCAAGAGACTGTGACATGCTAGAATATCTCATGAAGGATACCCACAGTAGATTGGTCGCTTGCGTTACTGAAATTATACAGGAAAAAGAAGCTGTTTGCAG AGCTGGCAACACTGTAACGGCAGTTGGAAATCTTATTGTGCATATCTTAAAAAATGCAACGCCCGACACTTTGAAGATAAAATTGATAGAAGAGATGCTAGCACTAAATTCCTTGTACGAAGATTATCAA gaGTTAGAGGAAACTGTTACTCAAGCTATGTCGTACATTGTTAATGAAGTGTTGAAGAAATCGGAAAAAGATAGAGAGAAGTTAGCTCCGGTGACTGAGCAGGGCGTACTATCGCATATAAACCTGAAGAGATTCCTAAAGCAAATTAAAATTACACTCGAACGAATGTTCACTGAAGCGCGGAATGACGACCCAGAGGTTGAAAAGGGAAAAAATAAAGTGTTAAGGATAGAAGAATTCGTCGAAGTGttataa
- the LOC141428238 gene encoding caspase-1-like, whose protein sequence is MSEANPENNGSGGEEQRPNGGGDEGDAWGSSDPSFSRIVGRMPVDRNAAFYNMKHKYRGFAIIFNHEHFDVHSLKSRTGTNVDSDSLSKVLKSLGFRVTVLHNLKFEDVNKYIQDLAAMDHSDNDCLLIAVLSHGELGMLYAKDTHYKPDNLWYYFTADRCPTLAGKPKLFFIQACQGDKLDGGITLSNRTETDGLSSASYRIPIHADFLIVFSTVPGYFSWRNTTRGSWFMQALCEELRYSGTERDILTLLTFVCQKVALDYESNTPDMPTMHQQKQVPCITSMLTRLLVFGNKK, encoded by the coding sequence ATGTCTGAGGCGAACCCAGAAAACAATGGCAGTGGGGGAGAAGAACAAAGGCCAAACGGCGGCGGAGATGAAGGTGATGCGTGGGGAAGCAGCGATCCTTCGTTCTCTAGGATTGTGGGAAGGATGCCTGTTGATAGAAATGCGGCTTTTTACAACATGAAGCACAAATATCGGGGCTTTGCCATAATATTCAACCACGAGCATTTCGATGTGCATAGCCTTAAATCTCGCACAGGAACCAATGTTGATAGCGACAGCCTAAGCAAGGTTCTTAAAAGCCTCGGATTTCGTGTTACAGTTCTTCACAATCTCAAATTCGAAGACGTCAATAAGTACATCCAAGATCTTGCCGCCATGGACCATTCAGACAACGATTGCTTGCTTATTGCCGTGCTGAGTCACGGTGAGCTGGGTATGCTGTATGCTAAAGACACTCACTACAAACCAGACAACCTCTGGTACTATTTTACTGCTGATAGGTGCCCAACACTTGCTGGTAAACCAAAGCTTTTCTTTATCCAGGCTTGTCAGGGTGACAAACTTGATGGTGGGATTACACTGAGTAATCGCACTGAAACAGACGGGTTATCGAGTGCATCTTATAGGATTCCTATTCATGCTGATTTCCTGATTGTGTTTTCCACTGTGCCTGGTTATTTCTCTTGGCGCAATACTACTAGAGGATCTTGGTTCATGCAAGCGCTTTGTGAGGAACTACGCTATTCCGGAACAGAGAGGGATATACTGACCCTGCTCACATTTGTGTGTCAAAAAGTGGCTCTGGACTATGAGTCTAACACACCTGACATGCCAACTATGCACCAGCAGAAACAAGTGCCATGCATCACTAGCATGCTTACTCGTCTTCTTGTATTTGGGAACAAAAAATAA